Genomic segment of Arachis stenosperma cultivar V10309 chromosome 4, arast.V10309.gnm1.PFL2, whole genome shotgun sequence:
agattcccatggttcctcattggggaactcattggaggccagtggacatccattgaggtcttcctcagtggcgttcactgcctcttcctcctctccaaattcggccatgttgatggccttgtattctccttttggattctcttctgtatttcttggaagagtactaggagggagttcagtaattttcttgctcagctgacccacttgtgcctccaagtttctaatggaggaccttgtttcagtcatgaaactttgagtggttttgattagatcagagacaatagttgctaagtcagagtggctctgcttagaattctctgtctattgctgagaagatgatagaaaaggcttgccattgctaaacatgtttcttccaccattattgttgttgaaaccttgttgaggtctctgttgatccttccatgagagatttggatgatttctccatgaagaattataggtgtttccatagggttctcccatgtaattcacctcttccattgaagggttctcaggatcataagcttcttcttcagatgaagcatccttagtactgcctggtgcagcttacattccaaacagactttgagaaatcaaattgacttgctgagtcaatattttgttctgagccaatatggcattcagagtatcaatctcaagaactcctttcttctgatttgtcccattgttcacaggattcctttcagaagtgtacatgaattagttatttgcaaccatttcaatgagctcttgagcttctgtaggcgtcttcttcagatgaagagatccttcagcagagctatccaatgacatcttggacagttcagacagaccatcatagaaaatacctatgatgctccattcagaaagcatgtcagatggacactttctgatcaattgtttgtatctttcccaagcttcatagagggattctccttccttctgtctgaaggtttggacttccactctaagcttactcaatttttgaggtggaaagaactttgccaagaaggcattgactaacttttcccaagagttcaggctttctttaggttgtaaatccaaccatatcctagctctgtctcttacagcaaaagggaatagcataagtttgtagacttcagggtcaaccccattggtcttgacagtgtcacagatttgcaagaattcagctaaaaactgatgaggatcttccaatggaagtccatggaacttgcaattctgttgcatcagagaaactaattgaggcttaagctcaaagttgtttgctccaatggcagggatagagatgcttctcccatagaagtcaggagtaggtgcagtaaagtcacccagcaccttccttgcattgttggcattgttgttgttttcggctgccatgggttcttcttctttgaagatttctgttaggttctctacagagagttgtgccttagcttctcttagctttcgcttcaaggtcctttcaggttcaggatcagcctcaacaagaatgcttttgtctttgctcctgctcatatgaaagagaagagaacaagaaagtatggaatcctctatgtcacagtatagagactccttgaggtgtcagaggaaaagaaaaatagaaggaagaagtagaagaattcgaacttatcaagaaagatggagttcgaattgtgcattaaggaggagtgttagtccataaatagaaggatgtgaaaagaggggaagaaattttcaaaaattaagtaaaagattttaaaaacattttgaaaaacactaattgatttttgaaaaccaagagtggagaagaaatcaagtaattagtgaaaaagattttgaaattagaaagtaaaaagatatgattgaaaactattttgaaaaagatgtgattaaaaagatatgatttgaaaaacaatttaaaaagatttgattttaaaaattaatgacttggctatcaagaaaagatatgatttaaacattaaacctttctcaacagaaaaggcaacatacttgaaatgttgaatcaaatcattaattgatagcaagtatttttgaaaatggaaagaaattgattttgaaaaagatttgattgaaaagatatgattttgaaaaaattttgaaaacttgaaaaaaatttgaattgaaaacagaatcttccctcttgtgccatcctggcgttaaacgcccagaatggtgcacattctggcatttaacgcccaaaacactacccttttgggcattaaacgcccagccaggcaccctggctggcgtttaaacgccagtttgccttcttcactgggcgttttgaacgcccaattttttttgtgtaattcctctgctgtatgttctgaatcttcaattctctgtattattgacttgaaaagacacaaattaaaaatttttggatttttaataatgaggaataatcaaaatgcaacaaaaatcaaataacaatgcatgcaagacaccaaacttagcagtttgtataccattgacactaacaaaatgagaatgcataaaataaaacactcaagtcaagagaattcaaagatcagagcaaggagatcatcaagaacatcttgaagatcacttaagacacatgaatgaatgcaagaagaacagaaacatgcaattgacaccaaacttaaaatgagacaatagactcaacaagaaacatgagaatatttttggtttttatgattttgtaattttttttttgaattttttttttaaaattaagtggaaaaagaaaataaagacatcaaaattcttaatgagaattccaggaatcatgcaatgttagtttaaagctttagtctaaagaaattagacatggctagccaagcttcagcaggacattgcattcaagagctaaattgatgaaaatcaatcagctttggtgatgataagaacatcaccttgaaacactagaattcgttcttaagaactctgaaaaatacctaatctaagcaacaagatgaaccgtcagttgtccaaactcaacaatccccggcaacggcgccaaaaacttggtgcacgaaattgtgattcattcttttcacagctcaaacaatccccggtaatggctccaaaaacttggtgctcaaataccatggtctaaatataacttcacaacttcgcacaactaaccagcaagtgcactgggtcgtccaagtaataaaccttacgcgagtaagggtcgatcccacggagattgttggtatgaagcaagctatggtcaccttgtaaatcttagtcaggcagattcaaatggttatggatgatatacgaataaagcataaagatagagatacttatgtaattcattggtgagaatttcagataagcgtatggagatactttgtccctttcgtctctctgctttcctactgtcttcatccaatccttcttactcatttccatggcaagctgtatgttgggcatcaccgttgtcagtgactacaatcccgtcctctcagtgaaaatgttcaacccACCCTGTCACGGctcggctaatcatctgtcggttctcaatcaggttggaatagaatccattgattcttttgcgtctgtcactaatgcccagccttcaggagtttgaagctcgtcacagtcattcaatcattgaatcctactcagaataccacagacaaggtttagaccttccggattctcttgaatgccgccatcaattctagcttataccacgaagatttcgattaaggaatccaagagataaacattcaagccttgtttgcttgtagaacgggagtggttgttaggcacgcgttcataagtgagaatgatgatgagcgtcacataatcatcacattcatcaagttcttgagtgcgaatgaatatcttggaataagaataagctgaattgaatagaagaataatagtaattgcattaatactcgaggtacagcagagctccacaccttaatctatgatgtgtagaaactccaccgttgaaaatacataagtgataatagtgatcattggctttggccccaaagagggaaccagaagaaccaagatgaaaatacaatagtaaaaggtcctatatgtagagaactagtagcctagggtttacagaaatgagtaaatgacataaaaatccacttacgggcccacttggtgtgtgcttgggctgagcattgaagcatttttgtgtagagacttttcttggagttaaacgccaacttatgtgccaatttgggcgtttaactcccattcttgtgccagttccggcgtttaacgccgggcattcttgagctgatttggaacgccagtttgggccatcaaatctcaggcaaagtatggactattatacattgctggaaagcccagaatgtctactttccaacgccgttaagagcgcgccaattgggcttctatagctccagaaaatccacttcgagtacagggaggtcagaatccaacagcatctgcagtccttttcagtctctgaatcagattttttctcaggtccctcaatttcagccagaaaatacctgaaatcacagaaaaacacacaaactcatagtaaagtccagaaaagtgaattttaactaaaaaataataaaaatataataaaaactaactaaaacatactaaaaacatactaaaaacaatgccaaaaagcgtataaattatccgctcatcaggcacGCGGATGCGTGACTTGTTTGGTGCgactggcgcgagggcagcctcgcgttTGCACAACTCGCTGTTCAAAACTATATTTGCCAAAAtattgggtgacgcgatcgcgtggtggacgcgatcgcgtggatggccaagattggaggatgatgcggacgcgtgggacACGCGGTCGCATTGTAGGGGTTGTGCGTCTAATACTATTCCAGCCCCACTCCAGCCTAACTTGCTGCCATGCACCCTTTCCTACATCGATTTTCAGGTCACACgtccgcgtgggtgacgcggacgcgtgggaggctattttcccacatgacgcagtcgcgtggatcaatttgtgcctaaggcacgcctccagccgcGCTCCCGCGTGACTTTATGTTCGATAGATTTTCTTTCTTACTCacttgcgacgcggacgcgtcgcgtgctatttttattttttattattatttttttatgatatgcAATATGCAAATACAGATGCAAACTATAGGCACTGgtactgagaagagttattgctaacaaaaactaagaaataaaaagaaaggaacgattataccatggtgggttgtctcccacccagcactttgctttaacgtccgtaagttggacgctccactagctcagtcTTCTGCTATGGGTGGAtcctccaagaggaagatctctagctccttgtttttcttcatcttctcaccATGATATAGTTTTAAACGATGTCCATTCACTTTGATGAAGTCAGAGCGTGAAGGATGACTTAGGTGGAAAACTCCGTATGGCTCAGCCTTCTCTACTctatatggaccttcccatcttgatcgcaacttgcctggcatgagcctcaaTCTAGaattgtaaaggaggactaagtCCCCAAGTTGGAACTCTCTCTTCTTGATGTATTTATCATGCACAgccttcatctttttcttgtatagccttgagttctcataagcttctaggtgAAGGCTTTCTAATTCTTGtagttgcaacttcctttcagctccggcTTTCTCAAATCTCATGTTGCACTCTTTTactgcccaaaaggctttgtgttcTACCTCAACTAGGAGATGATAggcttttccataaactaagcagaagggactcatcccaatgggtgtcttgtatgctgttctgtatgcccagagtgcatcttgtagcctggtgctccagtctcttctatgaggtttgactatcttctgcaatatacgctttatctctctgttggacacctcggcttgcccattagtctgaggatggtaggctgttgctactttatgaattatcccatgcttcttcagtaatcctgttagtaatgggtgccttgatcgctcacgattgctcgtggtgatccaaagtgGCAAATAATGTGAtttctaacaaaggaaacaacagtgttagcatcatcagtgcgggtaggaattgcttccacccatttagaaacgtaacccacagctaacaatatataaaaataaccattagaatttggaaatggacccatgaagtcgatgccccaaacatcaaaaatttcacagaaaagcataatctgttgaggcatctcatccctcttggatatattaccaaacctttggcatggggaacaagatttacaaaattcagcagcgtctctaaaaagagtaggccaccagaatccacagtctaaaatttttctggctgttctttgagggccaaaatgtcctccactctcagatgagtggcaAGCCTCTAacatggactggaattctgattgaggcacacaccgtctaattacctggtcagcgccacatctccataaatatgggtcatcccatatataatatttggactcgcttttcagcttgtctctttcATGCTTAGTAAAGTTTGGAGGAAAAgtgcggctaactagataattagctactggtgcataccaaggaactacctcagatactgcttgtaggttatcaaatgggaaattatcatctataggagtggagtcatccctgatgtgctcaaggcgactcaagtggtcagccactagattctggttaccactcctgtccttaatttctaaatcaaattcttgtagtagtagtatccaacgtataagccttggtttggattcctttttagctaatagataCTTTAGAGATGTGTGGTATGAGTACACTACTACTTTGGTACCAAGTAGataggctcggaatttatccagagcaaaaacaatagcaagtagctctttctcagtagtagtgtAATTAGACTGAGCGgcgtctaaagtcttagacgcataagcaattacaaaaggatccttacctgcacgctgagccagcgccgctcctactgcatggttggaagcatcgcacatgatttcaaatggctggctccagtctggtcctctcacaattggggCTTGAGTCAAGGcggtcttcagcttatcaaacgcttgtttgcaatcttcactgaactcgaactcaatatcttTCTGTAGTAGTTTGGATAAGGGtagtgctaccttactgaagtccttaatgaatctccGGTAGAAACTTGCATGGCCAAA
This window contains:
- the LOC130974580 gene encoding uncharacterized protein LOC130974580; this encodes MRFEKAGAERKLQLQELESLHLEAYENSRLYKKKMKAVHDKYIKKREFQLGDLVLLYNSRLRLMPGKLRSRWEGPYRVEKAEPYGVFHLSHPSRSDFIKVNGHRLKLYHGEKMKKNKELEIFLLEDPPIAED